The genomic interval GGCTTTGTGCGAAGCTACCGAAAGAAACCAGGGACAGAATGGAAACAGCTGCAAAAAATTTGATGCTTTTCATGGTCGTATTCCTTAATCAATTTGTTTCTTAAGAAGCATGTTGCCTCGATGAGAAGAATGATAGGCCTGATATCCGGGGAGTAACAGCTGAACAATTTGCTTTTTGTTTTCAAAAAAATTGAATTAAATATCTCGAGCAGATACGCATAACGCGCAGCGAGGTATGCACGGTTGAACACCCGGCGCATAGGCGAGAACAGCGCCTTGCGTGGTATCTGTCGGCCAGACATGGGGCAATCCTGAGCGGAGAACAACGTCAAGCCTGACGTACATCCAACCCAGAGGGGATCCAACAGCGCGTTTTGATGCCGGGCGGCACGCCGGCGTCAGGAAAGGTGAAGCGGCAGCCTGTGCGGCTGCGCTAACGTCAAACGGTTCAGGCCATACTGCCCTTACGGAACTGCAAAATATAGTGATCCGGGCAACCATCCAGATCCATCTCATCCACCACAAAAACCGGCGGCGACCACTTCCGCCTGCGCCTGCTGAGGCCCAACGCGGCTTTGACTGCCTTTGAAATCCACGAACACGACGCGGGTTGCGGCGTCAATCTGGCGGTAAAGCTGCGCCAGAAACGCCTGTCGCTCCCGGATGAAACGGTAAACATTGGCCATAAACACCACATCCAGCCCGGCCGGCAGGCAAGGATCGCTATGCTGGCTCAGGCCAACGCGAATATGGGTGTACGCTGGCGTCGCAAAACGCCGCTCCATATAACTCACCATGTTGGGTTCGGTATCGAGCGCATAAACCGTACCGGCCGTCAGCCGCTCGGCGAACAGGCTGGAGAAATACCCGGTTCCCGCCCCCACATCGGCGATCACGCTATCGGGCCGCAGGTTCAATACCCGCAGAATATGGGAAGTCTTCTGCCACTCTTCGCGATTGTCCGCGTCAAAAATCTGGCTCAGACGCTCGGCTTCGGAAAAACTGATGGGGGCTGTGGATATCATGTCACTCTTCTCCGCTGTACAGGCTGGTTACGCTGCCGTTATGATATTTAAGTTGCATTTTAAATACAACTTAAATAGCGGTACTCGCCAGGTAAACGCAACAATGCGGAAGCGGCCGCCAGAGATCTCCCATCGGAAACCGCCAGCGACCGGCTGGCCGGTTAAAACACCAGCGCCTGCCCATCCTTACGGCTCTCGGTCGCGGCGATATAGATGCCCTGATCATCACGCAGGATCGCCTGCGCGCCGCCGAAGCTGTAGGACTGCAACGGATCTTCCACCGTGACGTCATGCCCCAACGCGCGCAAC from Musicola paradisiaca NCPPB 2511 carries:
- a CDS encoding class I SAM-dependent methyltransferase — translated: MISTAPISFSEAERLSQIFDADNREEWQKTSHILRVLNLRPDSVIADVGAGTGYFSSLFAERLTAGTVYALDTEPNMVSYMERRFATPAYTHIRVGLSQHSDPCLPAGLDVVFMANVYRFIRERQAFLAQLYRQIDAATRVVFVDFKGSQSRVGPQQAQAEVVAAGFCGG